A single window of Montipora capricornis isolate CH-2021 chromosome 14, ASM3666992v2, whole genome shotgun sequence DNA harbors:
- the LOC138032382 gene encoding LOW QUALITY PROTEIN: methylcytosine dioxygenase TET2-like (The sequence of the model RefSeq protein was modified relative to this genomic sequence to represent the inferred CDS: inserted 1 base in 1 codon), whose translation MESSEERCISPSDRCEVGEKRSGEFDDPIPRKKRRRCGGCEPCLRKVNCGECSNCVNRKTGHQICKFRKCIELKKKTTAGIPPKRDGARQAINEVDVSEICRVSAEETNKRSGEDDTQSETIKTSEPCISKPQKMDSPEEIHEQIIAEEPQLQDREINAIADAPGIKDVCVNETARNNVQLSSTTKASVEKLLTTSKPSASCSESDFEPPPCNCPVSGKEDGPYYTYLGTAANLNALRYVLEERFGIKGSALRIELIGYTGKEGKNYLGCPIARWVLRRSGEEEKILVIARKRADHVCDASLIVVNIVLWEGISQERADFLYSHVSTVLPQHGVPTVRRCGINETKSCACQGMSENSCGASFSFGCSWSMYYNGCKFTRSKSPRKFKLLDPSKEEEFESIMQSVANDVADTYERIAPLAFKNQVRQEREGLECRIGTNEKRPFSGVTCCMDFCAHSHKDSRNMDGGATVVCTLLKPGSDSAGDEQLHVLPLYRLLDKDGVLVDPNYDMPSHFLEPPLGVTPGYSSVSGQENSPKTQANMAPHYQEQYLKEERKDIFPDINNNNNNNDNNHLFAPFDGQRITHGYAKSMHGFPTSVIHHHPASNHVMSSCYNGHFPPRGPGVFQLHPHVGSNYVLNDCRAPEVHWVDENRIPYLYRNPGHLNHCHNSSSNYISDKKFPFITDPWNGQIPFGKPFGMSGSSTNRGAEYAKPKTVIHHFNGGTHDGGRTPSQIKWVDDKEVPLMRASGVLPLDENANVRHXRRESKKSQGSVNVEHQRKPFKIEEDMGGVAIALGHGSLLIEVAKKELHATTPLKNPKRQHPTRISLVFYQHKQMNLTLHGLGEWEQKVAKKKMEEEASHLEDDATEEEPAVVESKPGEPREMGYLDMLAETALSRADIEPQSIPKNHLSNVASVDSRRPQLMNDDILRQKSLPEQSVSRPLSISEHAPLSTLHPEYPSVDYEYSGGCKKNHIFKSSPVNLTDEKKGSDMEREISSKSFESKTPQNNHFHLPFEMRNGGKFQEHLWVQDLNAAQKSESSPTTRQLICESSLNDEPTSNVLKFITSSSMSSNNRDQIASNHVSFGKNAVVNHVESSPGSDGVKSHHLSNGIIPERVVNSHMRNFGCRKSSTFADPNMVKAREERTGGNSSFSVSRLLGNENYRDAKLNSDSSSYRISSILREDKSVSETPCGDSGSEKPPQLLAARPPERDHDTRMRSLGAQQHPLQLPSSSLFPFVHPYPHSMEERDKLGNGPERQYLDLSVAANRLLGGYSPYKFGVPFPTFPSFYMPPFHPLLAGNGLSSNLALVNSQNYLSSFVDSAKRIRDLNGMDPASLTTISTATRTGVSFPIDTLITVAPYTQTCVTGHYQNWL comes from the exons ATGGAAAGCAGCGAAGAGCGGTGTATTTCACCAAGCGATCGAtgtgaagttggggagaagcgATCTGGCGAGTTTGATGATCCGATCCCTCGAAAAAAGCGACGAAGGTGTGGAGGATGTGAGCCGTGTCTAAGGAAGGTAAATTGTGGGGAGTGCAGCAATTGTGTCAATAGGAAGACAGGACATCAAATATGCAAGTTCCGTAAATGCATTGAACTTAAAAAG AAAACAACAGCGGGCATCCCTCCGAAGCGAGACGGTGCTCGACAGGCTATTAATGAGGTAGACGTGTCTGAGATCTGTCGCGTGAGCGCTGAAGAAACCAACAAG CGTTCTGGCGAAGACGATACCCAGAGTGAAACTATCAAGACTTCAGAACCTTGCATTTCTAAACCGCAAAAAATGGATTCACCAGAGGAAATTCACGAGCAGATTATCGCAGAAGAGCCCCAGCTGCAAGACAGGGAAATCAATGCTATCGCAGATGCCCCCGGCATTAAAGACGTTTGCGTGAATGAAACAGCGAGAAATAACGTACAACTTTCAAGCACGACTAAAGCGAGCGTTGAAAAGCTATTGACGACCAGCAAGCCTTCGGCTTCCTGCAGTGAAAGCGATTTTGAGCCCCCTCCCTGCAACTGCCCAG TTTCAGGGAAAGAAGATGGTCCTTATTACACCTACCTAGGAACAGCCGCAAACTTGAATGCTTTAAGATATGTGTTAGAGGAAAG GTTTGGAATCAAGGGTTCTGCTCTTAGAATTGAATTG ATTGGATACACAGGAAAAGAAGGCAAAAATTACCTTGGATGTCCAATAGCAAGATGG GTCCTTCGACGGTCTGGCGAGGAAGAGAAGATCCTGGTCATTGCTCGGAAGCGTGCTGATCACGTGTGTGATGCGTCATTGATCGTTGTAAACATTGTATTATGGGAAGGCATCAGCCAAGAGCGAGCAGATTTCCTGTACAGTCACGTCAGCACTGTTCTGCCTCAACACGGCGTGCCAACAGTAAGACGATGCGGTATCAATGAAAC CAAATCTTGTGCCTGTCAGGGGATGAGTGAAAATTCTTGCGGCGCGTCCTTTTCTTTCGGTTGTTCTTGGAGCATGTATTATAATGGCTGTAAATTTACAAGAAGCAAATCACCAAGGAAGTTTAAGCTGCTGGATCCTAGCAAG GAGGAGGAATTTGAGAGTATAATGCAAAGTGTGGCTAACGATGTCGCTGACACCTATGAAAGAATCGCTCCACTAGCTTTCAAAAACCAG GTAAGACAAGAAAGGGAAGGTTTAGAGTGCCGCATTGGAACCAATGAAAAGCGGCCGTTTTCTGGTGTCACGTGTTGCATGGATTTCTGTGCACATAGTCACAAGGACTCAAGGAACATGGACGGTGGAGCAACAGTG GTGTGTACCTTGCTGAAACCAGGCTCTGATAGCGCAGGAGACGAACAACTCCACGTTCTGCCGTTGTACCGCTTACTGGACAAAGATGGTGTCCTTGTGGACCCTAATTACGATATGCCCAGTCATTTCCTTGAACCCCCTTTAGGAGTAACTCCGGGTTACTCCAGCGTCTCAGGGCAGGAAAATTCTCCCAAAACCCAAGCAAACATGGCACCGCACTATCAGGAGCAATActtaaaggaagaaagaaaagacaTTTTTCCGGacattaacaacaacaacaacaacaatgataacaATCACTTGTTTGCCCCTTTTGATGGGCAGCGCATCACGCATGGATATGCTAAATCAATGCATGGTTTTCCAACCTCTGTAATCCACCATCATCCCGCTTCTAATCACGTCATGAGCAGCTGTTATAACGGACACTTCCCCCCTCGTGGGCCAGGAGTATTTCAGCTCCATCCGCATGTGGGGAGTAACTACGTTTTGAATGACTGCCGTGCTCCTGAAGTCCACTGGGTGGACGAGAACCGCATCCCATATTTGTATCGCAACCCAGGGCACTTGAATCACTGTCACAATTCATCGAGTAACTATATCAGTGACAAAAAGTTCCCTTTTATTACAGACCCTTGGAATGGCCAAATACCTTTTGGTAAACCGTTTGGTATGAGCGGGTCATCGACAAATAGAGGAGCGGAGTACGCTAAGCCCAAGACTGTTATTCACCACTTTAATGGTGGAACTCATGACGGGGGAAGGACGCCCTCTCAGATTAAATGGGTTGATGATAAAGAGGTGCCACTCATGCGAGCATCGGGTGTTCTTCCTTTGGATGAAAATGCCAACGTGAGGC GACGTAGAGAATCCAAAAAATCCCAAGGCTCAGTCAACGTTGAACATCAGCGAAAACCGTTTAAAATTGAGGAAGACATGGGTGGAGTGGCAATTGCCCTTGGTCATGGATCTTTACTCATTGAAGTGGCAAAAAAAGAGCTTCATGCAACAACacctttgaaaaatccaaaaCGACAACATCCCACGCGCATCAGTCTTGTGTTCTATCAACACAAGCAAATGAATCTCACACTCCATGGACTGGGTGAATGGGAGCAGAAGGTGGCAAAGAAAAAGATGGAAGAGGAAGCCTCTCATTTGGAGGATGATGCTACAGAAGAAGAGCCGGCAGTTGTGGAGTCAAAACCAGGAGAGCCGAGGGAGATGGGTTACTTGGACATGCTAGCGGAAACAGCCTTGTCCAGAGCAGACATTGAACCTCAGAGCATCCCCAAAAACCACCTTTCAAATGTGGCTAGTGTTGATTCTCGAAGGCCTCAATTGATGAATGACGATATTTTGAGGCAAAAAAGCTTACCTGAACAATCTGTCAGCCGTCCTTTAAGCATATCAGAACACGCACCTTTGTCAACCTTGCATCCAGAATATCCCAGTGTTGATTATGAATATTCTGGCGGATGTAAGAAAAACCACATTTTCAAATCTTCACCAGTAAACCTGACAGACGAAAAGAAGGGCAGTGACATGGAACGTGAAATCTCGTCCAAATCATTTGAATCAAAAACACCTCAAAATAACCATTTTCACCTTCCGTTTGAAATGAGAAATGGAGGGAAGTTTCAAGAACATTTATGGGTGCAAGACTTAAATGCTGCCCAGAAGAGCGAATCGTCACCAACCACAagacaactaatttgcgaatcTTCTCTTAACGACGAACCTACCAGTAATGTCCTGAAATTCATAACGTCGTCCAGTATGTCGTCAAACAATCGAGACCAGATTGCATCAAACCATGTTTCTTTTGGGAAAAATGCTGTTGTGAATCATGTGGAATCATCACCAGGAAGTGACGGTGTGAAAAGCCACCACCTTTCAAATGGAATAATTCCTGAAAGAGTCGTTAATTCTCACATGAGAAACTTTGGCTGCAGAAAAAGTTCAACGTTTGCCGATCCAAACATGGTTAAGGCACGCGAGGAAAGAACGGGCGGAAACTCCAGCTTTAGTGTTTCTAGGCTTTTAGGGAACGAAAACTACAGAGATGCCAAACTCAACTCCGATTCTTCATCATATAGAATCAGCAGCATTCTCAGAGAGGATAAAAGTGTATCGGAGACACCATGTGGGGATAGCGGCTCGGAAAAACCTCCACAACTTCTTGCTGCTCGACCACCAGAAAGAGATCATGACACACGCATGCGGAGTCTCGGAGCTCAACAACACCCATTGCAATTACCTTCGTCTTCTTTGTTTCCATTTGTGCATCCGTATCCACATTCCATGGAAGAAAGAGACAAACTTGGCAATGGACCTGAAAGACAATATCTAGATTTATCGGTGGCAGCCAATCGCTTGCTGGGCGGCTACAGCCCTTACAAATTCGGCGTGCCATTTCCAACGTTCCCAAGTTTTTACATGCCGCCATTCCATCCACTTTTGGCTGGAAATGGACTTTCATCGAACCTGGCTCTTGTTAACTCTCAAAATTATTTATCATCTTTTGTGGATTCTGCAAAGCGGATTAGGGACTTGAATGGCATGGACCCTGCTTCATTGACCACCATTTCCACAGCCACCAGGACAGGAGTCAGTTTCCCAATAGATACGCTAATTACTGTGGCACCGTACACGCAGACGTGTGTCACAGGACACTACCAGAACTGGCTCTGA